The Sulfuricurvum sp. IAE1 DNA segment CGTGAGAAAGCGATCCCACCTTCTCGGAAATGAATCCGTGATCGATCGGGTTGACCCGCAGGGTGATTTTCGAAGCATCCTTGAGGTCTTCGATCAGGTCGCTTGAGAGTTTGGCTGCGATTTTCGCGCTGTTCTCATGCGTTTCGATCCCGATCACTTCTTTGGCGATGTCAAGCGCGGTATGGGTAAGCTCTTTTTGGATCGCATCGAGCGCGGTAACGAACTCTTTGGCCGCATTCTCGAGCGTCTTGACCGACACCGCCAGCTGGTCGTGCGAATGTTCCTGACGCTGGAGACTTTGCGATTTTTCCTGCTCGATTCCCGCAGCCACTCCCTCTTCATAAGCGGTTTTTTTCGCCTCTTCGAGCGCCTGGGCGTGTTCTTCCTGCATCGCTTCGAGGCGCATCTGCATTTTGATGACGTTGGAACTCATTTCGTCCGCTTTTTTGAGAAGCGACTCGATCAGGTCGTCTTTGTTCGAAGGGTGCATTATCCCAGGCTGTACCGGAACTGCCGAAGGCACCTCACCTGTGGAACGGGCGATCTCTTCGCTCGCTTCGCCCACGCTGGAGCCAGAAAGCGACGAAAGGATTTTAAACTGGTATTTGCTGATCGTATGGGCGCCGGTACGATCGTTGGGTATAACGACATCCATTCAGATTACTCCACCATCTCTTCAGATTCACCCAGCTGCAAGACACCCTGCTCCGCCAGGTTCTGGACCACTTCGACGACTTTGCGCTGCGCAGCCTCGACCTCTTTGACCTTGACCGCCCCAAGAAACTGCATCTCTTCGACAAACGCGTCTTTGGCCCGCTGTGACATGTTGGCGTAAAATTTCTCTTTGAGCTCGTCGGCGGAGCTTTTGAGCGCCAGCATGAGGTCATTTTTGTCGACCGATTTAAGGATCTCGCGCACGCTTGCGCCGTCAAGGTCGACAATGTCTTCGAAGGTAAACATCATCTCTTTAATCGATGCGGCCAGTTCCTGATCAAGCTGCTCGATCTGCGACAGGGTCGCTTTGGAAGCTTTTGCCCCCAGGCGGTTGAATACGTCGGCGACCGCACGCGGCCCTCCGACCTCGACTTTGTAGCTGGCGAGCGCTTCGAGTTTGCTTTCAAGCACCGCGCTGACCCGCTTGATGATCGAAGGGGAAATATCGCCCAGTTTCGCCATCCGCATCGCCACTTCGGCCCGCAGATCATCAGGGAAGATGTACAGCGTTTCGGCGGCGGCCGAAGCGTCCATATGCGCCAGGATCAACGCGATCGTCTGCGGGTGCTCGGTCATGATGAAGTCGGCCAGCTGCTGCGGTTTGATTTTTGCCAGATACGAGAAATTCTGAATGTTCTGCATCGATTTTGAGAGA contains these protein-coding regions:
- the fliH gene encoding flagellar assembly protein FliH — protein: MDVVIPNDRTGAHTISKYQFKILSSLSGSSVGEASEEIARSTGEVPSAVPVQPGIMHPSNKDDLIESLLKKADEMSSNVIKMQMRLEAMQEEHAQALEEAKKTAYEEGVAAGIEQEKSQSLQRQEHSHDQLAVSVKTLENAAKEFVTALDAIQKELTHTALDIAKEVIGIETHENSAKIAAKLSSDLIEDLKDASKITLRVNPIDHGFISEKVGSLSHVEVLSDRAISPGGVVAISDVGNIDSEIKKRYERLKRSVLLES
- the fliG gene encoding flagellar motor switch protein FliG produces the protein MTLTPQQQAHFDEMSMAEKVAVLLVQLGEDVTATVFSRMSVEAITEVSKYIANNRSIEKNLGAAVLEEFYAIIQSNQYLNTGGLDYAREILYKALGPDEAKKVLERLSKSMQNIQNFSYLAKIKPQQLADFIMTEHPQTIALILAHMDASAAAETLYIFPDDLRAEVAMRMAKLGDISPSIIKRVSAVLESKLEALASYKVEVGGPRAVADVFNRLGAKASKATLSQIEQLDQELAASIKEMMFTFEDIVDLDGASVREILKSVDKNDLMLALKSSADELKEKFYANMSQRAKDAFVEEMQFLGAVKVKEVEAAQRKVVEVVQNLAEQGVLQLGESEEMVE